Proteins from one Mycolicibacter virginiensis genomic window:
- a CDS encoding alpha/beta fold hydrolase: protein MASIEVNAGNVVYEILGTAGDLIVLTPGGRFSKEIPGLRPLADALVEGGYRVLLWDRPNCGASDVQFYGQSESHMRAETLHGLLTALQTGPVILAGGSGGARDSILTTMLYPELVTKLALWNIVGGIYGTFVLGSYYVVPSILAARGGGPAALLGVREWQERIEENPNNKQRLLDLDGDAFLKVMLRWLNAFVSKPGQTIPGVDDEMFDRITVPTLIIRGGENDWDHPKRTSLEVNCLIKGSELIDPPWPEDAWERAAEDRASGKVSHFNMFDTWVQAAPAILEFLGR, encoded by the coding sequence GTGGCCTCTATCGAAGTCAACGCCGGCAACGTTGTCTACGAAATCCTCGGCACGGCCGGTGATCTGATCGTCCTCACACCCGGCGGCCGGTTCTCCAAGGAGATTCCCGGACTACGCCCGCTCGCCGACGCGCTCGTCGAGGGCGGCTACCGGGTGCTGCTGTGGGACCGTCCCAACTGCGGCGCGTCCGACGTACAGTTCTACGGCCAGTCCGAATCGCACATGCGAGCCGAGACGCTGCACGGACTGCTCACCGCCCTTCAGACCGGGCCGGTCATCCTGGCCGGCGGCTCGGGCGGCGCACGTGACTCGATCCTGACCACCATGCTTTATCCGGAGCTGGTCACCAAGCTGGCGCTGTGGAACATCGTGGGCGGCATCTACGGCACCTTCGTACTCGGGTCCTACTACGTGGTGCCCAGCATCCTGGCCGCGCGTGGCGGCGGGCCGGCGGCCCTGCTGGGCGTCCGTGAGTGGCAGGAGCGCATCGAGGAGAACCCGAACAACAAGCAACGACTGCTCGACCTGGACGGTGATGCGTTCCTCAAGGTGATGTTGCGTTGGCTCAACGCATTCGTCTCCAAGCCGGGCCAGACGATTCCCGGCGTGGACGACGAGATGTTCGACCGAATCACGGTTCCCACGCTGATCATCCGCGGCGGCGAGAACGACTGGGACCACCCCAAGCGCACCTCATTGGAGGTCAACTGCCTGATCAAGGGATCCGAGCTGATCGACCCACCGTGGCCTGAAGACGCCTGGGAGCGGGCTGCTGAAGATCGGGCCTCAGGAAAAGTCAGCCACTTCAACATGTTCGACACGTGGGTGCAGGCCGCCCCGGCGATCCTGGAATTCCTGGGCCGCTGA
- a CDS encoding ferredoxin, whose amino-acid sequence MKVSVDGQRCQGHTLCAMIAPDSFVLNDIDGTSSPVSEVVPADQQDAVREAAHSCPEQAILIEE is encoded by the coding sequence ATGAAGGTTTCCGTTGACGGCCAGCGGTGCCAGGGCCACACGCTCTGCGCGATGATCGCGCCCGATTCCTTCGTGCTCAACGACATTGACGGCACCTCTTCGCCGGTATCCGAGGTGGTTCCGGCCGATCAGCAGGACGCCGTGCGCGAGGCCGCACACTCCTGCCCCGAACAAGCCATTCTCATCGAGGAATGA
- a CDS encoding amidohydrolase family protein translates to MTVTATERKPAAERIAVRCVDSDVHPVPRRGDLVQYLPEPWRSKYFLPRRVGEQIYYDAPDYAHAYAMRVDAFPADGEFPGSDPELAFKQLIMEAGADYAILEPAAYPARIPEAQQAMSSALNDWQANHWLDAKNNWHERWRGSICAAIEDPAGAVAEIEKWAGHPYMAQILIKAEPRPAWGDPKYDPIWAAATKHNITVSCHLSRSHHEELPMPPVGMPSYNHDFMVTYSLLAANQVMSLVFDGVFDRHPNLRIVLVEHAFTWILPLMWRMDAIYAARKSWVDIKRKPSEYVKDHIKFTTQPLDYPEDKTELSRALEWMECEKILLYSSDYPHWTFDDPRWLVKHLPKAAREAVMFKNGLQTYHLPDTVPALEGQVRVF, encoded by the coding sequence ATGACCGTGACAGCTACCGAACGTAAGCCGGCCGCCGAGCGAATCGCCGTGCGATGCGTGGATTCGGACGTTCACCCGGTGCCTCGGCGCGGCGATCTGGTGCAGTACCTGCCCGAACCCTGGCGCAGCAAGTACTTTCTGCCCCGCCGGGTCGGCGAACAGATCTACTACGACGCCCCCGACTACGCACACGCCTACGCCATGCGCGTTGACGCCTTCCCGGCCGACGGCGAATTCCCGGGAAGCGACCCGGAGTTGGCCTTCAAACAGTTGATCATGGAAGCCGGAGCCGACTACGCGATCCTCGAGCCCGCCGCCTACCCCGCCCGCATTCCCGAAGCACAGCAGGCGATGTCGTCCGCACTCAACGACTGGCAGGCCAACCACTGGCTCGACGCCAAGAACAACTGGCACGAGCGCTGGCGAGGCTCGATCTGCGCCGCGATCGAGGACCCAGCGGGCGCGGTCGCCGAGATCGAGAAGTGGGCCGGCCACCCCTACATGGCACAGATCCTGATCAAAGCCGAACCACGGCCCGCGTGGGGCGACCCCAAGTACGACCCGATCTGGGCGGCAGCCACCAAACACAACATCACCGTGAGCTGCCACCTCTCCCGCAGCCATCACGAAGAACTGCCGATGCCGCCGGTAGGAATGCCCAGCTACAACCACGACTTCATGGTCACCTACTCACTCCTGGCGGCGAACCAGGTGATGAGCCTGGTCTTCGACGGGGTCTTCGACCGGCACCCGAACCTGCGCATCGTGCTCGTCGAACACGCCTTCACCTGGATCCTGCCGCTGATGTGGCGGATGGATGCCATCTATGCGGCCCGCAAGTCATGGGTGGACATCAAGCGCAAGCCGAGTGAGTACGTCAAGGACCACATCAAATTCACCACCCAGCCGTTGGACTACCCCGAGGACAAGACCGAACTCTCGCGGGCCCTCGAATGGATGGAGTGCGAGAAGATCCTGCTCTATTCCTCGGACTACCCGCACTGGACCTTCGACGACCCGCGCTGGCTGGTCAAACACCTACCCAAGGCGGCCCGGGAAGCGGTGATGTTCAAGAACGGACTGCAGACCTACCACCTTCCCGACACGGTCCCGGCCCTCGAGGGACAGGTGCGGGTGTTCTAG
- a CDS encoding mycofactocin-coupled SDR family oxidoreductase: MGRVAGKVAFITGAARGQGRSHALRLAEEGADIIAVDLCQDIETIGYPMARPEDLEETAKLVEKTGRSIVTAQADVRDAAALKTALDAGLAEFGKLDIVVAQAGVAGMKGNPPLQAWTDVINTNLVGTINGIQVALPHLSEGASIIATSSAAALMDAHQKANPGGDPGGMAYMTSKRLIAQYVHDLATELAVRGIRANVIHPTNCNTDMLQSEPMYRSFRPDLEHPTRADAEPVFYVQQAMKVPFIEPEDISNAVLWLASEEARYVTGMQLRVDAGGYLKWYDYHV; this comes from the coding sequence GTGGGACGCGTTGCCGGAAAGGTCGCATTCATCACCGGAGCAGCCCGCGGACAGGGCCGCAGCCACGCACTGCGACTGGCCGAGGAAGGCGCCGACATCATCGCCGTCGACCTGTGTCAGGACATCGAAACGATCGGCTACCCGATGGCGCGACCCGAAGACCTCGAGGAGACCGCCAAGCTGGTCGAGAAGACCGGGCGCAGCATTGTCACCGCGCAGGCCGACGTGCGCGACGCGGCGGCGCTCAAGACCGCGCTCGACGCCGGCCTGGCCGAGTTCGGCAAGCTCGACATCGTTGTGGCGCAGGCGGGTGTGGCCGGCATGAAGGGCAACCCGCCGCTGCAGGCCTGGACCGACGTCATCAACACCAACCTGGTCGGCACCATCAACGGGATTCAGGTCGCGCTGCCCCACCTGTCTGAGGGCGCCTCGATCATCGCCACCTCCTCGGCGGCCGCATTGATGGACGCCCACCAGAAAGCCAACCCGGGCGGCGACCCGGGCGGGATGGCCTACATGACCTCCAAGCGGTTGATCGCGCAGTACGTGCATGATCTCGCAACGGAGTTGGCGGTGCGCGGCATCCGCGCCAACGTCATCCACCCGACCAACTGCAACACCGACATGTTGCAGAGCGAGCCGATGTACCGCTCCTTCCGGCCCGACCTGGAACACCCCACCCGCGCCGACGCCGAACCGGTCTTCTACGTCCAGCAGGCGATGAAGGTGCCGTTCATCGAACCCGAGGACATCTCCAACGCGGTGCTGTGGCTCGCCTCCGAGGAGGCCCGCTACGTCACCGGCATGCAGTTGCGGGTGGACGCCGGCGGATACCTGAAGTGGTACGACTACCACGTCTGA
- a CDS encoding acyl-CoA dehydrogenase family protein, translating to MLLEFDEDQRLWQGTVRDVVGKQCSPSLVRSVAEGEEGGAVDALWKVYVDLGWTELHEPETAVELAIVLEELGRATDPTPFLATMTQFAPLVGEHHNPDGSTGAAVFSGVTAHRNAGGWVLEGTALHVLDGDRADRLAVVTAAGVFLVDAGAVTTRKSAVFDPTLHVSDVSFAGVEVPDSARLRVDVERARHVALSGMAMTTVGACQRILDLALEHVRSRQQFGVPIGSFQAVQHKAADMHVAIERARALAYFAALTIAVDDPRRRMASAMAKAAAGECQSVVFRHGLQLFGAMGFTWENDLQFALKRAKAGELMLGGAAQHRAAIAEEYLAARI from the coding sequence ATGCTCTTGGAGTTCGACGAAGATCAGCGACTGTGGCAGGGCACGGTACGCGATGTGGTGGGCAAACAGTGTTCGCCCTCGTTGGTGCGCAGTGTGGCCGAAGGCGAGGAAGGCGGCGCAGTCGACGCGCTCTGGAAGGTTTATGTCGACCTGGGCTGGACCGAGTTGCACGAGCCGGAAACCGCGGTAGAGCTGGCGATCGTCCTCGAAGAACTGGGCCGCGCCACGGATCCCACCCCGTTCCTGGCAACCATGACCCAGTTCGCTCCGCTGGTCGGTGAACACCACAACCCGGACGGATCCACGGGCGCGGCGGTGTTCAGCGGGGTGACTGCGCACCGCAACGCCGGCGGCTGGGTGCTGGAGGGAACCGCCCTGCATGTCCTGGACGGCGACCGCGCCGATCGGCTGGCGGTGGTCACCGCGGCGGGCGTGTTCTTGGTCGACGCCGGTGCGGTGACGACGCGCAAGTCGGCCGTCTTCGACCCGACGCTACATGTCAGTGACGTGTCGTTCGCCGGAGTCGAGGTGCCCGACAGCGCCCGGCTCCGCGTCGATGTAGAGCGGGCCCGCCACGTCGCGCTGAGCGGAATGGCGATGACGACGGTCGGCGCCTGCCAGCGCATTCTCGACCTGGCGCTGGAGCATGTCCGTAGCCGGCAACAGTTCGGGGTGCCGATCGGTTCCTTCCAGGCCGTCCAGCACAAGGCCGCCGACATGCACGTGGCGATCGAACGCGCCCGGGCGCTGGCCTATTTCGCCGCGCTGACGATCGCAGTCGATGACCCGCGGCGGCGGATGGCGTCCGCGATGGCCAAGGCTGCCGCCGGGGAATGTCAGTCGGTGGTTTTCCGGCACGGGCTGCAGCTGTTCGGTGCGATGGGATTCACCTGGGAGAACGACCTGCAGTTCGCACTCAAGCGGGCCAAGGCAGGGGAGCTGATGCTCGGTGGTGCCGCGCAGCACCGAGCCGCGATCGCCGAGGAATACCTTGCAGCTCGCATTTGA
- a CDS encoding cytochrome P450 — protein sequence MSVNDSLAATGHDDAAEDRKKNTFYFDRHTPEYRDRFDEITTEMHAKCPMAWSPTYNGHWVAADSKHVFELARCPVVSNHHDISGETPFQGITIPKASRATVVRGGILEMDEPEHSAYRGALNPYLSPAAIKRWIPFVDEITRAALDEHIESGHIDFVEHLANVVPAVFTLAMMGIELKKWNVYSEPTHASVYTPEHSPDREKINEQHREMGIDIINNMMEIRENPRPGLVNAMLQLRIDGEPAPDIEILGNLGLVIGGGFDTTTALTAHALEWLGQNPAERTRLSQERATLLDPATEEFLRFFTPAPGDGRTFAEDVEVEGQQFKQFERLWLSWAMANRDPAIFEDPNRVIMDRKGNRHFSFGLGVHRCIGSNVARTVFKSMLTAVLDRMPDYECDPEGAVHYDTIGVIQGMRNLPATFTPGKRLGPGLDETLEKLQRICDEQECARPITELKEQVVID from the coding sequence TTGAGCGTCAACGATTCCCTGGCCGCGACCGGCCACGACGATGCAGCCGAAGATCGCAAGAAGAACACCTTCTACTTCGATCGGCACACCCCGGAGTACCGTGATCGCTTCGACGAGATCACCACCGAGATGCACGCCAAGTGCCCGATGGCGTGGAGTCCCACCTACAACGGACACTGGGTGGCCGCCGACAGCAAGCACGTCTTCGAACTGGCGCGCTGCCCCGTCGTCTCCAACCATCACGACATCAGCGGGGAAACTCCTTTCCAGGGCATCACCATCCCCAAGGCCAGCCGCGCGACCGTCGTGCGCGGCGGCATCTTGGAGATGGACGAGCCCGAGCACAGCGCATACCGTGGCGCGCTGAACCCGTACCTGTCCCCCGCGGCGATCAAGCGGTGGATTCCGTTCGTAGATGAGATCACCCGCGCCGCACTCGATGAGCACATCGAGTCGGGACACATCGACTTTGTCGAGCACCTGGCCAATGTGGTTCCCGCAGTGTTCACCCTCGCCATGATGGGCATCGAACTCAAGAAGTGGAACGTCTACAGCGAGCCCACGCACGCCTCGGTGTACACCCCGGAGCACTCACCCGATCGCGAAAAGATCAACGAGCAGCATCGCGAAATGGGCATCGACATCATCAACAACATGATGGAGATCCGGGAGAACCCTCGCCCGGGCCTGGTGAACGCCATGCTGCAGTTGCGCATCGACGGCGAGCCCGCACCCGACATCGAGATCCTGGGCAACCTGGGCCTGGTCATCGGCGGCGGATTCGACACCACCACCGCACTGACCGCACACGCACTGGAATGGCTCGGCCAGAACCCGGCGGAACGCACCCGACTCAGCCAGGAACGCGCAACACTGCTGGACCCGGCGACCGAGGAGTTCCTGCGGTTCTTCACCCCCGCACCCGGTGACGGCCGAACATTCGCCGAAGATGTCGAGGTAGAGGGCCAGCAGTTCAAACAGTTCGAGCGACTGTGGCTGTCGTGGGCGATGGCCAACCGCGACCCGGCGATCTTCGAAGACCCCAACCGCGTCATCATGGACCGTAAAGGCAACCGGCACTTCAGCTTCGGCCTAGGGGTGCACCGCTGCATCGGTTCCAACGTGGCGCGCACAGTTTTCAAGTCGATGCTGACCGCGGTGCTCGACCGGATGCCCGATTATGAGTGCGACCCCGAGGGGGCGGTGCACTACGACACCATCGGTGTCATCCAGGGTATGCGGAACCTGCCGGCCACCTTCACCCCGGGTAAGCGGCTCGGGCCGGGGTTGGACGAGACCCTGGAGAAGCTGCAGCGGATCTGCGACGAGCAGGAGTGCGCCCGGCCGATCACCGAGCTCAAGGAACAGGTCGTCATCGACTGA
- a CDS encoding amidohydrolase family protein — MIEHPDGTRTPVIDASVHIFATSNADLRSFMREPFKSRGFPDYEMDWYGAPGGEYAPGTDGPQRPYPGSDPEVVAQHLFAERGVDVAVLHPMTRGVMPDRHLGSAIAAAHNEILVSRWLDHPQYGERFRGTIRVNPDDIAGALREIERWKDHPRVVQIGVPLQSRELFGKPQFWPLWEAAIDAGLPVVAHIEVGSGISASPTPSGVPRTYEQYVSFMACNYLYHLMNMIAEGVFERMPALKFVWADGAADLLTPLIWRMDTFGRPHLEQTPWAPKMPSDYLPGHVYFVQGAMDGPGDTDFAGEWFGFTGKDDMVMYGSSYPHWQRNELTIPHAFSAEQRDKLCWRNASELYGIEVPAVPAIAGAH; from the coding sequence ATGATCGAGCACCCGGACGGCACGCGCACGCCCGTCATCGACGCCAGTGTGCACATCTTTGCGACGTCCAACGCCGACCTACGCAGCTTCATGCGCGAACCGTTCAAGAGCCGGGGCTTCCCCGACTACGAGATGGACTGGTACGGCGCGCCGGGCGGCGAGTACGCACCAGGCACCGACGGCCCGCAGCGCCCATACCCCGGGTCGGACCCCGAGGTAGTCGCCCAACACCTGTTCGCCGAACGCGGGGTCGACGTGGCCGTGCTGCACCCGATGACCCGCGGAGTCATGCCGGACCGGCATCTTGGATCGGCGATCGCCGCGGCGCACAACGAGATCCTGGTGTCACGCTGGCTGGACCACCCCCAGTACGGCGAGCGCTTCCGGGGCACCATCCGAGTCAATCCGGACGACATCGCCGGCGCGCTGCGCGAGATCGAGCGGTGGAAGGACCACCCCCGGGTCGTGCAGATCGGCGTACCACTGCAATCCCGGGAGCTCTTCGGCAAACCACAGTTCTGGCCGCTGTGGGAGGCGGCCATCGACGCCGGCCTACCGGTCGTGGCGCACATCGAAGTGGGTTCAGGCATCTCCGCCTCGCCAACACCGTCCGGCGTTCCCCGCACCTACGAGCAGTACGTCAGCTTCATGGCGTGCAATTACCTCTACCACCTGATGAACATGATCGCCGAGGGCGTTTTCGAGCGGATGCCGGCGCTGAAGTTCGTGTGGGCCGACGGCGCCGCGGATCTACTGACACCGCTCATCTGGCGGATGGATACCTTCGGCCGGCCACACCTGGAGCAGACGCCGTGGGCGCCGAAGATGCCGAGTGACTACCTGCCCGGCCACGTCTACTTCGTGCAGGGCGCCATGGACGGCCCCGGGGACACCGATTTCGCCGGGGAATGGTTCGGCTTCACCGGCAAAGACGACATGGTGATGTACGGATCCAGCTATCCGCACTGGCAACGCAACGAACTGACCATTCCGCACGCGTTCAGCGCCGAACAACGCGACAAGCTGTGCTGGCGCAACGCCAGTGAGCTCTACGGCATAGAAGTCCCTGCCGTACCAGCCATCGCGGGCGCACACTAG
- a CDS encoding Rieske (2Fe-2S) protein, producing the protein MSQDEQRPRLAQGREHIVATIDEIPPGTHKLVPIGHHGVGVYNINGTFYAIANFCPHQGGPLCSGRLRGRTVVDEEIPGDAAMVRDLEYIYCPWHQWGFELATGTTAVKPEWSIRTYPVRVVGNDVLVQA; encoded by the coding sequence ATGAGTCAGGACGAGCAGCGGCCCCGGCTGGCCCAGGGCCGCGAGCACATTGTTGCCACGATCGATGAAATCCCGCCCGGCACACACAAACTCGTGCCGATCGGGCATCACGGAGTCGGCGTGTACAACATCAACGGGACGTTCTACGCAATCGCGAACTTCTGCCCGCATCAGGGCGGTCCGCTGTGCTCTGGCCGGCTGCGCGGGCGCACCGTCGTCGACGAGGAGATCCCGGGCGACGCCGCCATGGTCCGCGACCTCGAATACATCTACTGCCCGTGGCATCAGTGGGGTTTCGAACTCGCCACCGGTACGACCGCGGTCAAACCGGAGTGGAGCATCCGCACCTACCCGGTGCGGGTAGTCGGCAACGACGTCCTCGTCCAGGCCTAA
- a CDS encoding NADH-ubiquinone oxidoreductase-F iron-sulfur binding region domain-containing protein: MTTNSTVTPDAKTITVAAWPSCPPRLLRLQSGVEDATEYLSGGGYQPLPGPDEFLAEVERSGLLGRGGAAFPLGVKLRSVRVRARRGHDTVVVANGEEGEPASFKDRWLLRNRPHLVLDGLRLAAATVAARRAYVYVSDAWAARSVENALTEISPEILGGLSITVFTVEAGYVAGEETAAVRAINGGPAKPTDKPPRPYQQGIGALPTLVSNVETLANLPYLQRHGADAFRTYGTASSPGTFLATVSGGGRPPVLYELPHGVAIAELLSVHGVSAEQVRGVLMGGYFAGLLNCEALQATLDHESLRASGCGLGCGAISVLTDDCPVAVAAAVLAYFGRENAGQCGSCFNGTVAMAAVAEALRDGVATAEDVQRLQRWAGVLPGRGACGTLDGATNVAASLLTRFPDLVARHLDGACDACRGDAFHAMRPYQVEEVTA; encoded by the coding sequence ATGACGACCAACAGCACGGTCACACCGGACGCCAAAACGATCACCGTGGCCGCCTGGCCGAGCTGCCCGCCACGGCTGCTTCGCCTGCAGTCCGGCGTCGAGGACGCGACGGAATACCTGTCCGGCGGCGGCTATCAACCGCTGCCGGGCCCGGACGAATTTCTCGCAGAGGTGGAACGCAGCGGATTGCTCGGCCGCGGCGGCGCGGCATTCCCGCTCGGAGTCAAACTGCGTTCCGTGCGCGTCCGAGCCCGCCGCGGCCACGACACCGTGGTGGTAGCCAATGGTGAAGAGGGCGAACCAGCTTCGTTCAAGGACCGGTGGCTGCTGCGCAACCGCCCCCATCTGGTGCTGGACGGGTTGCGGTTGGCCGCCGCGACTGTTGCGGCACGTCGCGCCTACGTCTACGTCTCCGATGCGTGGGCAGCCCGTAGCGTCGAGAACGCATTGACCGAGATCAGCCCGGAAATCCTTGGCGGGTTGTCGATCACGGTTTTCACGGTCGAGGCGGGCTACGTGGCCGGCGAGGAGACCGCAGCGGTGCGTGCCATCAACGGCGGCCCGGCCAAACCGACGGACAAACCACCCCGCCCCTACCAACAGGGAATCGGTGCGCTGCCGACCCTGGTCTCCAATGTCGAGACGCTGGCGAACCTTCCTTATCTGCAACGGCATGGCGCGGACGCGTTTCGCACGTACGGGACCGCGTCGTCGCCGGGCACCTTCCTGGCCACAGTCAGCGGCGGCGGGAGGCCTCCCGTGCTCTACGAGCTACCGCATGGCGTCGCGATCGCCGAATTGCTGAGCGTGCACGGGGTTTCAGCCGAGCAGGTCCGTGGTGTCCTGATGGGTGGCTACTTCGCCGGTCTGCTCAACTGTGAAGCGCTGCAGGCCACCCTCGACCACGAGTCGCTGCGCGCAAGCGGCTGCGGTCTGGGCTGCGGGGCGATCTCCGTCCTCACCGACGACTGCCCGGTCGCGGTGGCGGCCGCGGTGTTGGCCTATTTCGGCAGGGAGAACGCCGGGCAGTGTGGGTCGTGCTTCAACGGAACCGTGGCTATGGCGGCGGTCGCCGAAGCGCTGCGGGACGGAGTCGCGACCGCCGAGGATGTGCAGCGGCTGCAACGGTGGGCCGGTGTGCTGCCCGGGCGCGGCGCCTGCGGCACGCTGGACGGCGCCACCAATGTTGCCGCCAGCCTGCTGACCCGATTTCCGGACTTGGTGGCGCGCCACCTCGACGGCGCCTGCGACGCCTGCCGTGGCGACGCCTTCCACGCGATGCGTCCCTACCAGGTCGAGGAGGTGACGGCATGA
- a CDS encoding acyl-CoA dehydrogenase family protein: MQLAFDPEVEEFRAEFAAFLDANLPPEADTMERPRSVSHMPQWARRWQRLLFDNGWLLPGNPPEFGGRNATLLQQFVHLEELCRRRIYHSFNPQGVNIIAASLLSFGSDAQKQRWAVPILRAEITASLGMSEPSAGSDLASLRTRADRDGEDFIVNGQKVWTSGAHDADVLLTFVRTDPDAPKHKGISVLVIPTDTPGVVRRPFPTICGIDDKDFNEVFFTDVRVPAENLVGPLHGGWRVANGSLGHERTMMWLGFADRLDNIIADFHPEGALERDRFATAVMDYQALRLLGSAALARAARGEEDVAALSVLKLLGSEAEMFASGHALDAAGVDGLVHPANSGPYAPMNLDSYFASWFERHARSFSGTIAGGTSEIHRNIIAQQGLGLPRG; this comes from the coding sequence TTGCAGCTCGCATTTGATCCCGAGGTCGAGGAATTCCGCGCCGAGTTCGCGGCCTTCCTCGACGCCAACCTGCCCCCCGAGGCCGACACCATGGAGCGACCACGTTCGGTGTCGCACATGCCGCAGTGGGCGCGCCGCTGGCAGCGTCTGCTGTTCGACAACGGCTGGTTGTTGCCCGGCAATCCGCCGGAGTTCGGTGGCCGCAACGCCACCCTGCTGCAACAGTTCGTGCACCTCGAGGAGCTGTGCCGGCGCCGCATTTATCACAGCTTTAATCCACAGGGTGTGAATATCATTGCGGCATCGCTGCTTTCGTTCGGCAGTGATGCGCAGAAGCAGCGCTGGGCGGTGCCGATTCTGCGCGCTGAGATCACCGCCTCGCTGGGCATGAGCGAGCCGAGCGCGGGATCGGACCTGGCGTCCTTGCGGACCCGGGCGGATCGTGACGGGGAAGACTTCATCGTCAACGGCCAGAAGGTGTGGACCTCGGGGGCGCATGACGCCGACGTGCTGCTCACCTTCGTTCGCACCGATCCCGATGCGCCCAAACACAAGGGCATCAGTGTGCTGGTGATCCCCACCGACACCCCGGGAGTGGTGCGTCGTCCGTTCCCCACCATCTGCGGGATCGACGACAAAGACTTCAACGAGGTCTTCTTCACCGATGTACGGGTGCCGGCGGAGAACCTGGTCGGTCCGCTGCACGGTGGCTGGCGGGTGGCCAACGGCTCCCTGGGCCACGAACGCACCATGATGTGGCTGGGTTTCGCCGACCGGCTGGACAACATCATCGCCGACTTCCACCCCGAGGGTGCTCTCGAACGTGACCGGTTTGCCACGGCGGTCATGGACTATCAGGCGCTGCGCCTGCTGGGGTCGGCAGCGCTGGCGCGCGCGGCGCGTGGCGAGGAAGACGTGGCCGCACTGTCGGTGCTCAAGTTGCTCGGCTCCGAGGCCGAGATGTTCGCCTCCGGTCACGCGCTGGATGCGGCCGGAGTGGACGGTCTTGTGCACCCTGCGAATTCGGGCCCGTATGCGCCGATGAACCTTGACAGTTACTTCGCCAGCTGGTTCGAGCGGCATGCCCGCAGCTTCTCCGGCACCATCGCCGGGGGCACCTCGGAGATCCACCGCAACATCATCGCTCAGCAGGGGCTGGGCCTGCCCCGCGGCTAG